One window of the Anticarsia gemmatalis isolate Benzon Research Colony breed Stoneville strain chromosome 21, ilAntGemm2 primary, whole genome shotgun sequence genome contains the following:
- the LOC142982073 gene encoding uncharacterized protein LOC142982073 produces MALRIISLLFISVSNAHKFRELYTIPPGTPYLAHINDLPNVGMFKDAEHRGPAWYDSTSGSPESASNLDSGITSASDITSSTDEDTSTDSQTSSDASSKETREKKAATQMHRSCVPCPHEMMKSHKNIGIKWICGGYQRARRTFKSDCMMRYRNCQDGTMFVKLSDHRCGGSVGNATLSYHGKHWFYDYQANRY; encoded by the exons TTTCAAATGCTCACAAATTCCGAGAGTTATACACGATTCCGCCGGGTACTCCGTACTTAGCACACATCAATGATCTGCCGAACGTCGGCATGTTCAAGGACGCTGAACACCGAGGACCGGCGTGGTACGACTCCACCTCAGGGTCTCCCGAGTCAGCCAGTAATCTGGACAGTGGGATTACTTCTGCAAG TGATATAACATCATCCACTGATGAAGACACGTCGACAGACTCTCAAACGTCTAGTGATGCTTCTTCCAAAGAAACCAGAGAGAAGAAAGCGGC TACCCAGATGCATAGATCCTGTGTTCCATGTCCTCATGAGATGATGAAGAGTCACAAGAACATCGGCATCAAGTGGATCTGCGGCGGCTACCAGCGAGCACGGAGGACTTTCAAGAGTGACTGCATGATGCGGTACAGGAACTGTCAGGATGGAACTA TGTTCGTCAAACTATCTGATCATAGATGTGGCGGTTCAGTGGGCAATGCAACACTATCTTATCACGGCAAGCACTGGTTCTACGACTATCAAGCGAAtcgatattaa
- the LOC142982072 gene encoding uncharacterized protein LOC142982072, with product MVCLTRLVLLLVLVNITLGALYFGGKPINSRRKAGKVRSTSSSSGEKKEKDRGDKTGGTSLGLEFSGDSTSTDTDEKRYKVKKKSNNEPKSSLERKGWRKWHRKCQQCPDDMKMKWRDPRIKWICGGYQRARRSFKSLCMMHYRNCQDGTMFTKIGDHRCKNTSKMSPHGEHFFYDYKVKLSDEGSTDSKDKSSSTESESETTESSSWDTSKIEAFEERHAHILFAPINQNKINET from the exons ATGGTGTGTTTGACACGGCTCGTTTTGTTGCTGGTGTtgg TAAATATCACACTCGGTGCTCTATATTTCGGTGGCAAGCCCATCAACTCCAGAAGAAAAGCAGGCAAAGTAAGATCCACATCCTCGTCTTCGGGAGAAAAGAAAGAGAAGGACC GTGGTGATAAAACTGGCGGAACATCTCTTGGTCTGGAATTTTCTGGTGATTCGACGTCCACAGATACGGATGAAAAGAGATACAAAGTGAAAAAGAAATCTAACAACGAACCTAAATCCAGCTTAGAACGAAAAGGATG GAGAAAATGGCATCGCAAGTGTCAACAGTGTCCTGATGATATGAAGATGAAGTGGAGAGACCCTCGCATTAAATGGATCTGTGGGGGTTACCAGCGCGCCAGGAGGTCCTTCAAGAGTCTTTGCATGATGCACTACAGGAACTGTCAGGATGGGACCA TGTTCACAAAAATCGGCGACCACCGTTGTAAAAATACATCCAAGATGTCTCCCCACGGAGAGCACTTCTTCTACGACTACAAGGTGAAGTTGAGTGACGAAGGCAGTACTGACAGCAAAGACAAGAGTTCCTCCACGGAGTCCGAGAGTGAGACGACCGAGTCATCGTCTTGGGATACCAGCAAAATTGAAGCCTTCGAAGAACGCCACGCTCATATACTGTTCGCTccaattaatcaaaataaaattaatgagacgtaa